The Gemella massiliensis genome contains a region encoding:
- the rimI gene encoding ribosomal protein S18-alanine N-acetyltransferase, which produces MIKVNKVDINNLDVLSKIDIDNFDDAWTKSMFKTELEHENSEYFGLFNDDEIIGFCGGWLVADEYQINKIVIDKPHRNKKLGQIFFTYVMQFMKLKGVKKALVEVRVSNMPAITVYEKAGFQTIDMRKNYYKNNGENAYVMVRDFSNERY; this is translated from the coding sequence ATGATAAAAGTAAATAAAGTAGATATAAATAATTTAGATGTATTATCAAAAATAGATATTGATAATTTTGATGATGCGTGGACAAAAAGTATGTTCAAAACAGAGTTGGAACATGAAAATTCGGAGTATTTCGGTTTGTTTAATGATGACGAAATAATCGGTTTTTGTGGGGGATGGTTGGTTGCGGATGAGTATCAAATCAATAAAATTGTTATTGATAAACCACATAGAAATAAAAAATTAGGGCAAATCTTTTTTACATACGTAATGCAATTTATGAAATTAAAAGGTGTTAAGAAAGCCCTAGTAGAGGTAAGAGTTAGTAATATGCCTGCCATTACTGTTTATGAGAAAGCAGGTTTTCAGACGATTGATATGAGAAAAAATTACTATAAAAATAACGGTGAAAATGCTTATGTAATGGTAAGGGATTTTAGCAATGAAAGATATTAA
- a CDS encoding thermonuclease family protein: MNKKIFIICVGIFSTIFLILFFIFNTHFQEKYNKQIINDVEVKGDTTKYKVNFVEKIDGDTIVVRFNKKNLKVRYLLIDTPETVKRGVAVQPYGPEASELNEKLLKNAQNIEIEFDVYQKEDKYHRALCYVYADGKSIQEELLLSGLAEIKYVKAPDTRYLNKFKKAQNIAKSNKRNLWSN; the protein is encoded by the coding sequence ATGAACAAAAAAATTTTTATTATCTGTGTCGGAATATTCTCGACTATATTTTTAATATTATTCTTTATATTTAATACTCATTTTCAAGAAAAATATAATAAACAAATAATAAATGATGTAGAAGTAAAAGGAGATACTACTAAATATAAGGTTAACTTCGTTGAAAAAATTGACGGTGATACTATCGTCGTGCGATTTAATAAGAAAAATTTAAAAGTAAGATATCTACTTATAGATACACCTGAAACTGTAAAACGTGGTGTTGCTGTTCAACCATACGGACCTGAAGCCAGCGAATTAAATGAAAAATTACTAAAAAATGCACAAAATATAGAAATAGAATTTGATGTTTATCAAAAAGAAGATAAATACCATCGTGCATTATGTTACGTCTATGCAGATGGAAAATCAATTCAAGAAGAATTGCTATTATCAGGACTGGCAGAAATAAAATATGTAAAAGCACCGGATACACGATACTTAAACAAATTTAAAAAAGCACAAAATATTGCAAAAAGTAATAAACGAAATTTATGGAGTAACTAA
- a CDS encoding ABC transporter ATP-binding protein, with translation MINILEIKNLTGGYNRKKVIENINIEIPKGSITALIGLNGAGKSTTIKHILGLLNAMEGEIKVNNLTMENDNENYRKSITYIPESPVLYDELTLEEHINLTAMAYGLDMKHTWEVADELLELFKLSDKIKFFPVHFSKGMKQKVMIICAFLVEPSLYIIDEPFLGLDPIAINDLINLMCKRKNAGASILMSTHILATAEKYCDNFVIIHEGKILASGNLDKLRAEFKMAGASLDEIYLALTVRGNND, from the coding sequence ATGATAAATATACTTGAGATAAAAAATTTGACAGGAGGTTATAATAGAAAGAAAGTAATAGAAAATATTAATATAGAAATTCCTAAAGGGAGTATAACAGCACTAATAGGTTTAAACGGTGCAGGTAAGAGTACAACTATAAAACATATATTAGGACTTCTTAATGCTATGGAAGGTGAGATAAAAGTAAATAATCTTACAATGGAAAATGATAATGAAAATTATAGAAAGAGCATTACCTATATTCCGGAATCTCCGGTATTGTACGATGAACTCACATTGGAAGAACATATTAACTTAACCGCTATGGCTTATGGGTTAGATATGAAGCATACTTGGGAAGTTGCTGATGAGTTATTGGAATTATTTAAGTTGAGTGATAAAATAAAGTTTTTCCCCGTTCATTTTTCAAAAGGGATGAAGCAAAAGGTAATGATTATTTGTGCCTTTTTAGTAGAACCTAGTCTTTATATTATAGATGAACCGTTTTTAGGTCTTGATCCGATTGCGATTAATGATTTAATTAATTTAATGTGTAAAAGGAAAAATGCAGGTGCCAGTATTTTGATGTCTACTCATATATTGGCAACAGCAGAAAAATATTGCGATAACTTCGTTATTATTCATGAGGGAAAAATATTGGCAAGTGGGAATCTTGATAAGTTAAGAGCGGAGTTTAAAATGGCAGGTGCGTCTTTAGATGAAATATACTTGGCTTTAACCGTAAGAGGCAATAATGACTAA
- a CDS encoding amino acid permease gives MSVFRKKSIDSILAESKSKTLTPTMKTLDLVLFGIGAIIGSGILVLTGKASSEAGPAVIFSFLIAGLACCLAALCYAELASTIPSSGSTYTYLYVSVGEIVAYAIGWVLIGGYVLTSATVANGWSSYFSRLLAGLGVNMPKEFYTLPSAGGYGNIPAVIIVLLIIFILSKGTSSSKVVNNLMVAAKVGIVILFVIVGSFYVEPTHWTDNFAPTGFSGVMLAATTVFFAYLGFDAISTSAEEAIHPEKSLPKAIIITMIVCTAFYILVCLVLTGVVPYTELGTGDALAFVLETVGQHKVAGIVSLGAVIGLMAGILSFIYAGIRITYTIARDGLLPKSLTKVNKNKVPSTLTWGLGILTALLAGFLPLGQLADLANVASIIAFALVSYTTIVFYKKYPDLKRGFRVPGMPILPAVSIILFVALLYSVTLKTWIIFIVWVIIGMIVYFTFSYRNSKLKEE, from the coding sequence ATGAGTGTATTTAGGAAAAAATCAATTGATTCTATTTTAGCCGAATCTAAAAGTAAGACTTTAACCCCTACTATGAAAACATTGGATTTAGTTTTGTTCGGTATAGGTGCTATTATTGGATCCGGGATATTAGTATTAACCGGAAAAGCATCATCTGAAGCAGGACCTGCGGTAATATTCTCGTTTTTAATAGCGGGGCTTGCATGTTGTTTAGCTGCTTTATGTTACGCAGAGTTAGCTTCTACAATACCGTCAAGTGGAAGTACCTATACTTATTTATATGTTTCTGTTGGAGAGATAGTAGCATATGCAATAGGTTGGGTATTAATAGGAGGATATGTTCTTACATCTGCTACGGTAGCAAACGGATGGTCTAGTTACTTTTCACGTCTATTAGCAGGTTTAGGTGTTAACATGCCTAAAGAGTTTTACACATTACCATCAGCTGGTGGATATGGAAATATTCCTGCGGTAATTATTGTTTTATTAATAATATTTATTCTATCTAAAGGTACATCTAGCAGTAAAGTGGTAAATAATTTAATGGTTGCTGCTAAAGTGGGTATCGTAATATTATTTGTTATTGTTGGTTCATTTTATGTAGAACCTACTCATTGGACAGACAATTTTGCTCCAACAGGTTTTTCTGGGGTAATGTTAGCAGCAACAACAGTGTTTTTTGCTTATTTGGGATTTGATGCCATTTCTACTTCGGCAGAAGAAGCTATCCATCCTGAAAAATCTTTACCTAAAGCGATTATTATTACTATGATAGTATGTACAGCATTTTATATTTTGGTATGTTTAGTTTTAACCGGGGTAGTACCTTATACTGAATTAGGAACTGGGGATGCACTTGCCTTTGTTCTCGAAACTGTAGGTCAACATAAAGTAGCCGGTATAGTATCGTTAGGAGCTGTTATCGGACTTATGGCAGGTATTTTATCATTTATATATGCAGGTATTCGTATTACTTATACAATAGCACGTGATGGTTTACTACCTAAATCTTTGACAAAAGTTAATAAAAATAAAGTACCAAGTACTTTAACTTGGGGATTGGGAATATTAACAGCATTATTAGCAGGTTTCTTGCCTTTAGGACAATTAGCTGACTTAGCTAATGTTGCCTCTATTATTGCGTTTGCATTAGTAAGTTATACAACTATCGTGTTTTATAAAAAATATCCTGATTTAAAACGTGGTTTTAGAGTTCCGGGTATGCCAATTTTACCGGCAGTATCAATAATTCTGTTTGTAGCATTATTATATAGTGTAACATTAAAAACATGGATTATCTTTATAGTTTGGGTAATAATTGGAATGATAGTGTACTTTACTTTCTCATATAGAAATAGTAAGTTAAAAGAAGAATAG
- the tsaB gene encoding tRNA (adenosine(37)-N6)-threonylcarbamoyltransferase complex dimerization subunit type 1 TsaB, whose protein sequence is MVSLVVEASNSFLSVACLKNDKVLAERNISCSNNLSSIILTEIDRCLNMAGVTKKDLKEIISSKGPGSYTAIRVVAAVCKTFSYALKIPIKVISSLKLQALIEYESDKLIVPVIDARRGSVFGAAYKREGNDLVEVLEESYYTLVELNDFILSQNIPTIYVGKDVEKLSDKLLDNTLISINTDAIKAANILKIYNYLEKSDCFNMTPQYLRRTEAERELKNDKSK, encoded by the coding sequence ATGGTCAGTTTAGTAGTGGAGGCATCAAATAGCTTTCTTTCGGTAGCATGTCTTAAAAATGATAAAGTGTTGGCAGAAAGAAATATATCATGCTCCAATAATTTATCATCAATTATTTTAACAGAAATAGACAGATGTTTAAATATGGCAGGTGTAACCAAAAAGGATTTAAAGGAAATAATATCAAGTAAAGGCCCGGGCTCTTACACAGCGATACGAGTTGTCGCTGCTGTTTGTAAGACATTTTCTTATGCACTAAAGATACCTATTAAAGTTATTTCCAGTTTGAAGTTACAAGCATTGATTGAATATGAAAGTGATAAGCTGATTGTACCTGTTATTGATGCAAGACGTGGAAGTGTTTTTGGAGCTGCATATAAACGAGAAGGTAATGATTTAGTAGAGGTATTGGAAGAAAGTTATTATACACTTGTTGAATTAAATGACTTTATTTTATCACAAAATATACCTACTATATACGTGGGAAAAGATGTAGAAAAATTATCAGATAAATTATTGGATAACACGTTGATATCAATTAATACTGATGCTATAAAAGCAGCAAATATATTAAAAATATATAATTATTTAGAAAAAAGTGATTGTTTTAATATGACACCGCAGTATTTAAGAAGAACAGAGGCAGAAAGGGAATTAAAAAATGATAAAAGTAAATAA
- a CDS encoding ABC transporter permease, whose protein sequence is MTNITTIFNDRRKKEREKRALYSKYIFNSHLIMFLIIVLGAVMINYSKWLAVATKFEMKAVLIVVILLLSYLITFTKAKTFIKEADSVFLLPLEKYYVEVYKNTLTMGTIGHLVMTVIFYFATKPIIDRVGEFQNKLQIINIAILFLVIIAVNGMKLREAVYNKPQITSSVLQYLILVLSLLRVVLHKNYYDYMAIIIFIIMVMVMIKTNKVYTNINWYGAADYDKQRKENYLKFVNMFVDVPMDNIKVARRKYFDILLPKLKEDNFSVENSFKYYYYRVFLRQENTVFLALRLMLVAVMFIYSFKNSYVSMVIIVSYSYLTIIQLVPLYKKINNSIWSHVLPVKEEIKVNSFRHLLTVVMLLTTLLLILISILLTNINMNNIIINIVALILANLVARIFIVKVK, encoded by the coding sequence ATGACTAATATTACGACTATTTTCAATGATCGGAGAAAAAAAGAGCGAGAGAAAAGGGCATTATATAGTAAGTACATATTTAATTCGCACCTGATTATGTTTCTTATTATCGTGCTTGGGGCTGTAATGATAAATTACTCAAAATGGTTGGCTGTTGCTACTAAATTTGAGATGAAGGCAGTATTAATCGTAGTAATTTTACTTTTAAGCTATTTGATTACTTTCACGAAAGCTAAAACATTTATAAAAGAAGCGGACTCAGTTTTCTTACTTCCGCTCGAAAAATACTACGTTGAAGTATATAAAAATACTTTAACGATGGGTACAATAGGGCATTTGGTAATGACGGTGATATTTTATTTTGCGACTAAACCTATTATTGACAGAGTAGGAGAATTTCAAAATAAATTACAAATTATAAACATAGCAATTTTATTTTTAGTGATTATAGCTGTCAATGGAATGAAGTTGAGAGAAGCAGTTTATAACAAACCGCAAATAACTAGTTCTGTACTTCAGTATTTAATTTTGGTATTATCTTTATTAAGAGTGGTATTACATAAAAATTATTATGATTATATGGCAATAATAATTTTTATTATTATGGTTATGGTAATGATAAAAACAAATAAGGTTTATACTAATATAAATTGGTACGGAGCAGCGGATTATGATAAACAACGTAAGGAAAATTATTTAAAATTTGTAAATATGTTTGTAGATGTACCGATGGATAATATAAAAGTAGCCAGACGAAAATATTTTGATATATTATTGCCAAAATTAAAAGAAGATAATTTTTCTGTAGAAAATAGTTTTAAATACTATTATTATCGGGTATTTTTAAGACAAGAAAATACGGTATTTTTAGCATTAAGACTAATGTTGGTTGCAGTAATGTTTATTTACAGTTTTAAAAATAGTTATGTATCAATGGTAATAATCGTATCATATAGCTATTTGACAATAATCCAGTTAGTACCCTTATATAAAAAAATAAATAATAGTATTTGGAGTCATGTGCTTCCGGTAAAAGAAGAGATTAAAGTAAATAGTTTTAGACATTTGTTAACTGTTGTTATGTTATTGACTACATTATTACTGATATTAATATCAATATTATTAACCAATATTAACATGAATAATATAATAATAAATATAGTAGCTTTAATTTTGGCAAATTTAGTAGCAAGAATTTTTATAGTAAAGGTGAAATAA
- the ald gene encoding alanine dehydrogenase gives MIIGVPTEIKNNESRVSAIPGVVHELVLDGHTVYVEKGAGVASGISDEEYEKVGAVLLDKAEDVWNKSDLIYKVKEPIPSEYKYFRKGLIIYTYLHLAADPELTKAMVDTGTIGIAFETVKVGRSLPLLRPMSEIAGRMAVQEGTRFLSKVQGGKGKLLQGVPGVQPGHVVVIGAGVAGTAAATAASGLGARVTMLDVNLDRLTELSHIFGGKVETVYSNKLNIANAIKSADLVVSTVLIPGAKAPKLVTKEMIKDMPDGGVIVDVAIDQGGTTEYTEGRPTSHDNPIFVEEGVLHYSVANIPGAVAETATYALCNATAKYVKLIAKLGVKDAVVKFPELVPGINVANGKVTFKAVADDLGYEYTPVEEAL, from the coding sequence ATGATTATCGGAGTACCAACAGAAATAAAAAATAACGAAAGTAGAGTATCTGCAATTCCAGGAGTTGTTCATGAATTAGTATTAGATGGACACACTGTGTATGTAGAGAAAGGAGCAGGGGTAGCTTCAGGTATTTCAGATGAAGAGTATGAAAAAGTGGGGGCTGTTTTATTAGATAAAGCAGAAGATGTATGGAATAAATCAGACTTAATCTATAAAGTAAAAGAACCTATTCCTTCTGAATACAAATATTTCAGAAAAGGACTTATTATCTATACTTATTTACACTTAGCAGCAGATCCGGAGCTTACAAAAGCTATGGTAGATACCGGAACAATCGGTATTGCATTTGAAACTGTTAAAGTGGGACGTTCACTACCATTGTTAAGACCAATGAGTGAAATCGCAGGGAGAATGGCTGTTCAAGAAGGAACAAGATTCTTGTCTAAAGTACAAGGTGGAAAAGGTAAATTATTACAAGGTGTACCAGGGGTACAACCAGGACATGTAGTAGTAATTGGAGCAGGGGTAGCTGGAACAGCTGCAGCAACAGCGGCATCTGGACTTGGTGCACGTGTAACTATGTTAGATGTTAACTTAGATCGTTTAACAGAATTATCACATATCTTTGGCGGAAAAGTTGAAACTGTTTACTCTAACAAATTAAACATTGCTAATGCTATTAAATCAGCTGATTTAGTGGTAAGTACAGTATTAATCCCAGGAGCTAAAGCACCTAAACTTGTAACTAAAGAAATGATTAAAGATATGCCAGATGGTGGTGTAATCGTTGACGTAGCTATTGACCAAGGTGGTACAACAGAATATACTGAAGGACGTCCAACAAGCCATGATAACCCTATCTTTGTAGAAGAAGGAGTGCTACACTATTCAGTAGCAAATATTCCGGGAGCAGTAGCTGAAACAGCAACTTATGCATTATGTAATGCAACTGCTAAATATGTTAAACTAATTGCTAAATTAGGTGTTAAAGATGCAGTAGTTAAATTCCCAGAATTAGTACCTGGTATAAACGTAGCAAATGGAAAAGTTACTTTCAAAGCAGTAGCTGATGATTTAGGATACGAATATACTCCGGTAGAAGAAGCATTGTAA
- the tsaE gene encoding tRNA (adenosine(37)-N6)-threonylcarbamoyltransferase complex ATPase subunit type 1 TsaE produces the protein MLEITIKNLHDTERLAHIVADSIDNKLLLMLNGDLAAGKTTFTKYLAQNLGVKQVVNSPTFNIMKEYKSNKGNLYHIDAYRLENSSEDLGFEEIFYEDNICIIEWGEFIEEYLPMERLVFNITLHEDERVITIFSDDEYHNRIVERIKEEWSV, from the coding sequence ATGTTGGAAATAACTATAAAAAATTTACATGATACGGAGCGTTTAGCACATATAGTGGCTGACAGCATAGATAATAAATTGTTACTTATGCTTAATGGGGATTTAGCTGCCGGAAAAACTACATTTACGAAATATTTAGCACAGAATTTAGGCGTAAAACAAGTCGTTAACTCACCAACGTTCAATATAATGAAAGAGTATAAATCAAATAAAGGAAATTTATATCATATTGATGCGTATCGACTGGAAAATAGTAGTGAAGACTTAGGGTTTGAGGAAATTTTTTACGAAGATAATATTTGTATTATCGAATGGGGGGAGTTTATTGAAGAATATCTTCCTATGGAGCGTTTAGTATTTAATATAACATTGCACGAAGATGAACGTGTTATTACTATTTTTAGTGACGATGAGTATCACAATCGTATAGTAGAAAGGATAAAAGAAGAATGGTCAGTTTAG
- a CDS encoding protoporphyrinogen/coproporphyrinogen oxidase, with the protein MKNIAIIGGDLSGVSCAYFLDKFSNINSKKYNIDIIEKDLEFAKNRFGKFQYGQEIYDNGWHNAIYGQGILFYLMIELGLHRYLIESSNTKKVFFTKEGVKYLPEKMLYGYPLEKRELLFSDLFDFKEKLSIAYNMHKTMEEENIKNMTVKRFFTSNINSKIYHNLIEPLLTSHYGSDVSNQNMVSLMPELSFLTIQKEDINEVLEDMYNKNVTDNISIGNKYRLKFTLKSFVETLESNFSDRVFLEFNRKIEKIEKIDNKYLVHSNGRIYQYDYVVLALNHNNFLPWFNGDKMVEQFFSTIKYVSNIVVTFVYKREDLHINREIGEIIFPKNTGNYVTKLEYVSNEWIDIKMSGIQIVRAYVNRQNKVNELFEKTDEQIKELIEKEIQMVHGFVGIPERYYVNKIEDNYRYCNGKYNKKINSFVDYMKEKYPNLYIIGTSKKATNLENTILEAKEIAKEILEKIR; encoded by the coding sequence ATGAAGAATATAGCGATCATTGGGGGAGATTTATCCGGAGTAAGTTGTGCATACTTTCTTGATAAATTTTCAAACATTAATTCAAAAAAATATAATATTGATATTATTGAGAAAGATTTAGAATTTGCCAAAAATAGATTTGGAAAATTTCAATATGGGCAAGAGATCTATGATAATGGTTGGCATAATGCAATATATGGGCAAGGTATATTATTTTACTTAATGATTGAGCTTGGACTTCATAGATATTTAATAGAGAGCAGTAACACTAAAAAAGTTTTCTTTACAAAAGAGGGAGTAAAATATCTTCCTGAGAAAATGCTTTATGGTTATCCGTTGGAAAAAAGAGAATTGTTATTTTCAGATTTATTCGATTTTAAAGAAAAATTATCTATTGCTTATAATATGCACAAAACAATGGAAGAAGAAAATATAAAAAATATGACGGTAAAACGATTTTTTACTTCTAATATTAATTCTAAAATATATCATAATCTTATAGAGCCTTTATTAACAAGTCATTATGGAAGCGATGTTTCTAATCAGAATATGGTAAGTTTAATGCCGGAGCTTTCATTTTTAACTATTCAAAAAGAAGATATTAATGAAGTACTAGAAGATATGTATAACAAGAATGTTACTGATAATATTAGCATAGGAAATAAATATAGGTTAAAATTCACTTTAAAGTCTTTTGTAGAAACATTAGAGTCAAATTTTTCGGATAGAGTATTTTTAGAATTTAATAGGAAAATAGAAAAAATAGAGAAAATAGATAATAAATATTTAGTTCATTCCAATGGGAGAATTTATCAATATGATTATGTAGTATTAGCTTTAAATCATAACAATTTTTTGCCGTGGTTTAATGGAGATAAAATGGTAGAACAATTTTTTTCCACTATAAAGTATGTATCTAACATAGTAGTAACTTTTGTTTATAAGAGAGAGGATTTACACATAAATAGAGAAATAGGAGAGATAATTTTTCCGAAAAATACCGGTAATTACGTAACGAAGTTGGAGTATGTCAGTAACGAGTGGATAGATATAAAAATGAGTGGAATACAAATAGTAAGGGCTTATGTTAATCGGCAAAATAAAGTTAATGAATTATTTGAAAAAACAGATGAGCAGATAAAAGAATTAATAGAAAAAGAAATTCAAATGGTTCATGGTTTTGTAGGAATACCGGAAAGATATTATGTTAATAAAATAGAAGATAATTATAGATATTGTAATGGAAAGTATAATAAGAAAATTAACAGTTTTGTTGATTATATGAAAGAAAAATATCCGAACCTATATATAATAGGAACATCAAAAAAAGCCACTAATCTCGAAAATACAATATTGGAAGCAAAGGAAATTGCAAAAGAAATATTGGAAAAAATAAGATAA
- the coaE gene encoding dephospho-CoA kinase (Dephospho-CoA kinase (CoaE) performs the final step in coenzyme A biosynthesis.) yields the protein MICLNVGVTGSIACGKSAVSNYLKKLGYIVIDADKIGHEMLNSKDVVEKLVKIFGEQILDTYGVNRLKLGSLVFGNSKNLEKLNEIIHPKIKNEIRKIEKKYFKEKLVFVDVALLFEAKFSDLVDKTIVVYCDEKTQLERLMKRNNLTKQNALRRISSQLSSKEKAKLGDYVVNNSNSLEFTYKQVDNIIEELLKGDG from the coding sequence ATGATTTGTTTGAACGTAGGAGTTACAGGAAGTATTGCCTGTGGTAAAAGTGCAGTTTCAAATTATTTAAAAAAACTTGGATATATTGTTATTGATGCAGATAAAATCGGGCACGAAATGCTAAATAGTAAGGACGTAGTAGAAAAACTTGTTAAGATTTTTGGTGAGCAAATTTTAGATACTTATGGAGTGAATCGTTTAAAACTCGGCAGCTTAGTATTTGGTAATAGCAAGAACTTAGAGAAATTAAATGAAATAATACATCCTAAAATAAAAAATGAGATAAGAAAAATTGAAAAAAAATATTTTAAAGAAAAATTAGTTTTTGTTGATGTTGCATTACTTTTTGAAGCAAAATTTAGTGATTTAGTAGATAAAACAATAGTTGTTTATTGTGATGAAAAAACTCAGTTGGAACGATTAATGAAGAGAAATAATTTAACTAAACAAAATGCTTTAAGAAGAATAAGCAGTCAATTAAGTTCAAAAGAAAAAGCGAAACTGGGTGATTACGTAGTGAATAACAGTAATTCATTAGAATTTACTTATAAACAAGTAGATAATATTATAGAAGAATTGTTGAAAGGGGACGGGTAA
- a CDS encoding leucyl aminopeptidase gives MNIEKIKFNTTDKNGVKVTPIFEDKEYNSELLHYTKEKELFSGKLNEIFNNLPYNEEKEILLGLGKFKEITEDEIREVFFKLVKNLLKVKEYEVNIQLPKIDHLTGSFVVKAAVEGSLHAIYNFDKYKSDREELPILTINISTEELINTLEKDIKEAQDIMEAIFFSRDLVNERAEYLYPETLANIVVEKLKPLGVTVEVYDEKQCEELGLKGLLAVGRASARKPRFIVMKYLNNADSDEVTGLVGKGVTYDSGGYSIKPTANSMDIMHCDMGGAGTVIGTMHLIAKRKLKTNVIGIVGACENMISESAYKPGDIIETLSGKTIEVLNTDAEGRITLADSVYYATEKLKVNKVIDLATLTGACLIALGEFYTGAITNNENFFNELKIASLKAGERVWQLPVDDSFRKLNKSSVADVKNTGGRLGGTITAGLFIENFVANDVPWIHLDIAGTAYLSNSEKYLPKGATGVHVKTLFNLLNK, from the coding sequence ATGAATATAGAAAAAATAAAATTTAATACAACCGATAAAAATGGGGTAAAAGTAACACCTATATTTGAGGATAAGGAATATAATAGTGAGTTATTACATTATACAAAAGAAAAAGAATTATTTTCAGGAAAATTAAATGAAATATTTAATAATTTGCCATATAACGAAGAAAAAGAAATTTTATTAGGTTTAGGAAAGTTCAAAGAAATAACTGAAGATGAAATAAGAGAAGTATTTTTTAAATTGGTAAAAAATTTATTAAAAGTAAAAGAATATGAAGTTAATATACAATTACCAAAAATAGATCATTTAACAGGTAGCTTTGTAGTAAAAGCTGCAGTTGAAGGAAGTTTGCATGCTATTTATAATTTTGATAAGTATAAGAGTGATAGGGAAGAATTACCGATATTAACGATAAATATTTCAACGGAAGAATTAATAAATACATTAGAAAAAGATATAAAAGAAGCACAAGATATTATGGAGGCGATATTTTTCTCAAGAGATTTAGTTAATGAAAGAGCGGAGTATTTATATCCGGAAACATTGGCAAATATAGTTGTTGAAAAATTAAAACCACTGGGAGTAACAGTAGAAGTATATGATGAAAAGCAATGTGAAGAACTAGGTTTGAAAGGACTTTTAGCTGTAGGTCGTGCTTCTGCTAGAAAACCTCGATTTATTGTGATGAAGTATTTAAACAATGCTGATAGCGATGAAGTAACGGGATTGGTAGGAAAAGGTGTAACTTACGATAGTGGAGGTTATTCGATAAAACCGACAGCTAATAGTATGGATATTATGCACTGTGATATGGGAGGAGCAGGAACCGTAATAGGAACAATGCACCTTATTGCAAAAAGAAAATTAAAAACAAATGTAATTGGAATAGTTGGGGCTTGCGAAAATATGATTTCCGAAAGTGCATATAAACCCGGCGATATTATTGAAACATTATCGGGAAAAACAATAGAGGTTCTTAATACAGATGCAGAGGGAAGAATAACTTTGGCAGATTCTGTATATTATGCAACTGAAAAACTAAAAGTAAATAAAGTAATAGATTTAGCAACATTAACCGGAGCTTGTTTAATAGCTCTAGGAGAATTTTATACCGGAGCGATTACCAATAACGAAAATTTCTTTAATGAATTAAAAATTGCTTCATTAAAAGCAGGAGAACGAGTATGGCAACTACCTGTAGATGACAGTTTTAGAAAATTAAATAAATCTTCGGTAGCTGATGTAAAAAATACCGGTGGTAGATTAGGAGGAACGATAACAGCAGGACTGTTTATAGAAAATTTTGTAGCAAATGATGTTCCGTGGATTCATTTAGATATAGCAGGAACAGCATACTTATCAAATTCTGAAAAGTATTTACCAAAAGGAGCAACAGGGGTTCATGTAAAAACGTTATTTAATTTACTAAATAAATAA